One genomic window of Magnolia sinica isolate HGM2019 chromosome 3, MsV1, whole genome shotgun sequence includes the following:
- the LOC131240248 gene encoding polygalacturonase-like — translation MAQYISFILSFIFFFFQLANGAYNIINFGAKADGRTDTARPFLSAWSAACASSQPATILVPRGSYLLGPTNFKGPCENTKITIQIDGTFIAPSNYASLGPSGHWLYFDTVQGVSIYGGTLDGQGKGLWACKAGNQNCPGGAPSLTFNNAKDILISGLTSINSQLYHVVINGCQSVMIQGVKIIAPGNSPNTDGIHVQQSRGVTITRTGIKTGDDCISVGPGTMNLWVEQISCGPGHGISIGSLGKDLQEAGVQNVTVKNAVFEGTQNGLRIKSWGRPSYGFVRGVVFQDAIMKNVQNPIIIDQNYCPHNQGCPGQHSGISISQVKYSNIQGTSATQVAVKFDCSAVNPCKGIGLQDVKLTYQNQPAQSFCKNADGTSGGFVVPPSCL, via the exons atggctCAGTACATCAGTTTCAttctctcctttattttcttcttctttcaattAGCCAATGGAGCCTACAACATAATCAACTTTGGAGCCAAAGCTGACGGTAGGACCGACACAGCCAGACCATTTCTTAGTGCATGGTCTGCTGCTTGCGCCTCATCCCAGCCTGCAACAATCCTAGTGCCCCGTGGATCATATTTGCTGGGGCCCACAAACTTCAAAGGTCcatgtgaaaatacaaaaatcactaTTCAGATCGACGGCACCTTCATCGCTCCGTCCAATTACGCATCACTAGGACCATCTGGACACTGGTTGTATTTCGATACTGTTCAGGGCGTTTCGATCTATGGCGGGACCCTCGATGGACAGGGAAAGGGCCTATGGGCCTGCAAAGCGGGCAATCAGAATTGCCCAGGTGGCGCACCG TCACTAACCTTCAACAACGCCAAAGACATCTTGATCAGTGGCCTAACATCGATCAACAGCCAGCTCTATCACGTGGTGATCAACGGTTGCCAAAGCGTGATGATCCAAGGGGTCAAGATCATCGCACCTGGCAACAGCCCCAACACGGACGGCATACATGTGCAGCAATCAAGGGGTGTGACTATCACTCGCACAGGCATTAAGACGGGCGATGATTGCATCTCGGTGGGTCCAGGCACAATGAACTTGTGGGTCGAGCAAATCTCTTGTGGGCCCGGGCACGGCATCAG CATCGGAAGCCTTGGGAAGGACCTCCAAGAAGCAGGGGTGCAAAACGTGACTGTAAAAAATGCCGTATTTGAGGGAACGCAGAACGGACTGAGGATAAAATCGTGGGGAAGGCCCAGTTATGGGTTCGTCAGAGGCGTCGTTTTTCAGGACGCTATCATGAAAAATGTCCAAAACCCCATCATAATCGACCAAAATTACTGCCCTCACAACCAAGGTTGCCCTGGTCAG caTTCTGGTATAAGCATCAGTCAAGTGAAATATAGCAACATCCAAGGAACTTCGGCGACTCAAGTGGCGGTGAAATTCGACTGCAGTGCGGTCAATCCATGCAAAGGCATTGGTTTGCAGGATGTGAAGCTTACTTATCAGAATCAGCCGGCACAATCTTTCTGTAAGAACGCTGATGGAACGTCTGGCGGTTTTGTGGTCCCACCGAGCTGTCTGTAA